Proteins co-encoded in one Flavobacterium fluviale genomic window:
- a CDS encoding glutamate-5-semialdehyde dehydrogenase, with the protein MNPLSIEKRNLVLRSMSKLVEQERNEIILTNQEDLADYDGSDLAMEERLKVDDKKVDEMILSLNQLASQEDPVGVEGFHFIHDNGIKVINKTAAFGTILIIYESRPDVTIEAGGIAFKSGNKILLKGGKESLKSNLKIVSLWHKALEENGVSKDWVEYLNYNRAETQAFLEKPTQKVDLIVPRGGEKLIEFVKAHATCPVIVSGRGNNFVYVHEKADTDLALKVILNAKTAKISACNAVDKVLIHSKLPNFEGFTAILIETLKENNVEIIVDKSLENFEDTETLQNEDIWYEEFLDYKIVIGTIDSEEHAIDKINKYCGGHSAVIITRDDQAAKEFMDAVDAAAVYQNASSRFTDGGQFGLGGELAISTDKLHQRGPIGLQHLVTNKWYVYGEGQIR; encoded by the coding sequence ATGAATCCATTATCAATTGAAAAACGCAATCTCGTTTTGCGCTCTATGTCAAAACTGGTCGAGCAGGAGCGGAATGAGATAATCCTAACTAATCAGGAAGATCTTGCTGATTACGACGGCTCAGATTTAGCGATGGAAGAACGCTTAAAAGTAGATGATAAAAAAGTCGATGAGATGATTTTATCATTAAACCAATTGGCTTCTCAGGAAGATCCGGTTGGGGTAGAGGGCTTTCATTTTATTCACGATAATGGAATTAAAGTCATTAATAAAACAGCCGCTTTTGGAACGATTTTAATTATTTACGAATCACGTCCGGATGTTACAATCGAAGCAGGAGGAATTGCTTTTAAATCTGGAAATAAGATTTTATTAAAAGGCGGAAAAGAGTCTTTAAAATCCAATTTAAAAATTGTAAGTCTTTGGCATAAAGCTTTAGAAGAAAATGGAGTTTCGAAAGATTGGGTGGAATATCTGAATTATAATCGTGCAGAAACTCAGGCTTTCTTAGAAAAACCAACTCAAAAAGTCGATTTAATCGTTCCAAGAGGAGGAGAAAAATTAATTGAGTTTGTAAAAGCACACGCAACTTGTCCGGTAATTGTAAGCGGACGCGGTAATAATTTTGTTTACGTTCACGAAAAAGCAGATACTGATTTGGCTTTAAAGGTAATTTTAAATGCTAAAACAGCTAAAATTTCAGCTTGTAATGCGGTTGATAAAGTTTTAATACATTCTAAGCTTCCTAATTTTGAAGGTTTTACAGCCATTTTAATAGAAACATTAAAAGAAAATAATGTTGAAATTATCGTCGACAAATCTTTAGAAAATTTTGAAGATACTGAAACCCTTCAAAACGAAGATATCTGGTACGAAGAGTTTTTGGATTATAAAATTGTAATCGGAACAATTGATTCTGAGGAACATGCAATTGATAAAATTAACAAATATTGCGGCGGACATTCAGCTGTAATTATTACCAGAGACGATCAAGCAGCAAAAGAATTTATGGATGCAGTTGATGCTGCTGCTGTTTATCAAAATGCTTCAAGCCGTTTTACAGACGGAGGACAATTTGGTTTAGGTGGAGAATTAGCCATAAGCACTGATAAACTT
- a CDS encoding aspartate aminotransferase family protein, whose translation MNLFNVYPLYDITPVKAIDCTIIDDKGVEYLDLYSGHGVISIGHTQPDYVAKLKNQLDHLGFYSNAIQNPLQVELAQKLGKLSGLEDYELFLCSSGAEANENALKLASFHNGKSRVVAFDNSFHGRTSAAVAVTDNKKIVAPINAQQVVTFLPLNQIELVEAELAKGDVTAVIIEGIQGVGGLDQGTTEFFQALEKACKKHDVVLILDEVQSGYGRSGKFFAFQHHGINADIISVAKGMGNGFPVGAILISPKFEASFGLLGTTFGGSHLSCAAGIAVLDVIEKLDLQKNVNEVYEYFLEKIKEVEGIKQVKGKGLMLGVEFDFDVAALRKKLIIEKHIFTGSANNKNLLRILPPLTVKKADIDTFVKALKESLEELKN comes from the coding sequence ATGAACTTATTCAACGTTTACCCATTATATGACATAACTCCAGTAAAAGCAATTGATTGTACAATTATTGACGACAAAGGAGTAGAATACTTAGATTTATACAGCGGACATGGTGTGATTTCTATCGGACACACACAGCCGGATTATGTAGCAAAATTGAAGAATCAATTAGACCATTTAGGATTTTATTCCAATGCAATTCAAAATCCTTTACAGGTTGAATTGGCTCAGAAATTAGGAAAGCTTTCAGGTTTAGAAGATTATGAATTGTTTTTATGCAGTTCTGGTGCTGAAGCGAATGAAAATGCTTTAAAATTAGCTTCTTTCCATAACGGAAAATCAAGAGTGGTAGCTTTTGATAATTCATTTCATGGAAGAACTTCTGCAGCTGTCGCAGTTACTGACAATAAAAAAATTGTTGCGCCAATAAATGCACAGCAAGTTGTTACCTTTTTACCTTTAAACCAAATCGAATTAGTTGAAGCTGAATTGGCCAAAGGGGATGTTACAGCAGTAATTATTGAAGGGATTCAAGGAGTTGGAGGTTTGGACCAAGGAACAACGGAATTTTTTCAGGCTTTAGAAAAAGCATGTAAAAAACATGATGTGGTTTTGATTTTAGACGAAGTACAATCAGGATACGGAAGAAGCGGGAAATTCTTTGCTTTTCAACATCACGGAATCAACGCTGATATTATTTCAGTTGCAAAAGGAATGGGGAACGGATTTCCAGTTGGAGCCATTTTGATTTCTCCAAAATTTGAAGCAAGTTTCGGATTATTAGGAACTACTTTCGGCGGAAGCCATTTATCTTGTGCGGCAGGAATCGCAGTTTTGGATGTAATTGAGAAACTGGATTTACAAAAGAATGTAAATGAAGTTTATGAATATTTCTTAGAAAAAATCAAAGAAGTTGAGGGCATCAAACAAGTAAAAGGAAAAGGATTAATGCTTGGTGTTGAATTTGATTTTGATGTTGCAGCTTTAAGAAAAAAACTAATTATCGAAAAACACATTTTTACAGGAAGTGCCAACAATAAAAACCTGTTAAGAATTTTACCGCCATTGACTGTGAAAAAAGCTGATATTGATACGTTTGTAAAAGCTTTAAAAGAAAGTTTAGAAGAATTAAAAAACTAA